The Polyodon spathula isolate WHYD16114869_AA chromosome 3, ASM1765450v1, whole genome shotgun sequence genome has a segment encoding these proteins:
- the LOC121313708 gene encoding diacylglycerol O-acyltransferase 1-like translates to MGDKLDVPVSRKRRTPISGGGSSLKTNGFKKSGGAENKDESTTHRIINKTNPEKTAQAPATVKPVYDKLRCHRLQESLLSSASGYSNYRGILNWCVVMLVLSNARLFLENLIKYGILVDPIQVISLFLKDPYSWPAMCLVIVSNVFILAALYIERKLSVGFVSERVGFLLHFFNLSMILCFPVAVVLMVNSMTPVGGVFALAVYTILFLKLYSYKDVNKWCREIRHAKARTLARSQSFPTAHKANGDAVQAHVTYPGNLKHRDLYYFVFAPTLCYELSFPRSPRIRKRFLLRRLFEMLFFIQLLVGLIQQWMVPTIQNSRKPFKDMNYSRLIERLLKLAVPNHLIWLMFFYWFFHSSMNFVAELMQFGDREFYRDWWNSETVTYFWQNWNIPVHKWCIRHFYKPILKRGTSKWAAQTAVFLASAFFHEYLVSVPLKMFRPWAFMGMISQVPLAWFVGRFLRGNYGNAAVWISLIIGQPIAVLMYVHDYYILNYEETPAAGMA, encoded by the exons atgggGGATAAACTAGACGTCCCCGTCAGTCGTAAAAGGAGAACCCCTATTTCAGGAGGGGGGTCAAGTTTGAAAACGAATGGGTTCAAGAAGTCTGGTGGCGcagaaaataaagatgaaagCACGACCCACAGAATCATTAACAAGACAAACCCTGAGAAAACAGCACAAGCGCCAGCCACCGTGAAGCCGGTGTACGACAAACTTCG ctgccACAGGCTGCAAGAGTCCCTGCTCAGCTCAGCCAGTGGTTACAGCAACTACAGGGGTATTCTCAACTGGTGTGTGGTCATGCTG GTCTTGAGCAATGCACGCCTTTTCTTAGAAAACCTTATAAA GTATGGCATATTGGTGGATCCAATCCAAGTGATTTCACTCTTCCTAAAGGACCCATATAGCTGGCCTGCCATGTGCCTTGTTATTG tgtccAATGTATTTATACTAGCGGCTTTGTACATAGAGAGAAAACTGTCAGTG GGTTTTGTCTCAGAGAGGGTTGGTTTTTTGCTTCACTTCTTCAACCTCTCCATGATCCTCTGCTTCCCTGTGGCTGTTGTATTGATGGTCAATTCCATGACTCCAG TTGGCGGTGTGTTTGCACTGGCAGTCTACACCATCCTGTTCCTCAAGCTGTACTCCTACAAAGATGTGAATAAGTGGTGCAGAGAAATCAGACATGCTAAAGCTCGCACTCTGGCCCGATCACAGTCAT TCCCCACGGCCCACAAAGCTAATGGTGATGCAGTACAGGCCCACGTGACGTATCCAGGAAACCTCAAACACAGAG ATTTATATTACTTTGTGTTTGCGCCAACTCTCTGCTATGAGCTCAGTTTTCCTCGGTCCCCTCGCATACGCAAGCGCTTTCTGCTACGGAGGCTTTTTGAGATG cttttctttATACAGCTGCTGGTGGGATTAATACAACAG tggATGGTTCCAACAATTCAAAATTCTAGGAAGCCATTTAAG GACATGAATTATTCAAGGCTTATAGAGCGTCTCTTGAAGCTTGCT GTCCCCAATCACTTAATCTGGCTGATGTTCTTCTATTGGTTTTTCCACTCGTCAATGAATTTCGTGGCTGAGCTCATGCAGTTTGGAGACAGGGAGTTCTACAGAGACTGGTG gaacTCAGAAACTGTTACCTACTTCTGGCAGAACTGGAATATTCCCGTCCACAAGTGGTGCATTAG aCACTTCTACAAGCCTATTCTGAAGAGAGGCACGAGTAAATGGGCAGCACAGACAGCAGTTTTCCTGGCTTCAGCTTTCTTTCACGAG TATTTGGTCAGTGTTCCCCTGAAGATGTTCCGACCATGGGCGTTCATGGGCATGATATCTCAG GTTCCCCTGGCCTGGTTTGTGGGCAGGTTTCTGAGAGGCAACTATGGCAATGCTGCAGTCTGGATTTCCCTCATCATCGGGCAACCTATCGCAGTGCTGATGTATGTTCATGACTACTACATCCTGAACTACGAGGAAACCCCAGCGGCAGGAATGGCTTGA